Part of the Triticum urartu cultivar G1812 chromosome 2, Tu2.1, whole genome shotgun sequence genome, CTTACCAAAGCAGTGAACATGGGTCAATGAATCATGCTGAGagtaactagatgaaattcccgtgtgtcATCGAGAACGTTTTAATCACTATAAGAAATACGTCCGTCTTATGCAATAAAAATGATTGGGTCACCTTTCTACACCTTCTTACATTGTTACTTGTTACCAATTATCTTGCGAGCAAACTATCTGTCATAATCGTTCTACAACACTTagagagaataccttgttgaaaaccgttTATTGATTCCTTctactcctcattgggtttgacgctcttacttatcgaaagaactACAGTTGACCCCTTATACTTGTGTGTCAACAACATGCAAGTTGTATGAAAAGAGGAATATTATCGACAGCTGAAactctggacctgaaaaagcaaCATAAGATATATCAATTCCCCAGAGCTTAAAATGAGGCGTGGATTTTTATTAGAATTATTTTAAAATATATGAAGAATGTTCGAGCAAAGAAGCACTAGAGGGGGTTCACCGGTCATCCACAAGGACAGGTGGCACGACCTCCCCCCCTTTTTTTGCCGTGCCCCTGCCCTTGGCGGCCAGTGGTGACTCACCTCCTGAAGTCATTTTTCCATCAATTCTCATTTACCCTTGGAAAAATCACCGAAAATTTTCTCGACTTTTCCCCGCCATCTCGAGGTGGAACAAGGGAAGTAAAATTTTTGCTCTCCAGCAAAGCGAGTTCGTCGGGAAAACTTCCTTCTAGGATGGGGAAATCACAGACTTCATCATCATCAATGGTCCTCTCATTGTGGggatcatcatcttcatcaacatcttaaTCAGCACCATTTAATcatcaaaccctagttcatcttttgtgttcaatctttgtattAAACCTCATGTTGGTACCTAgggtgctagtagtgttgattacatcttgtagttgatgcttaTTGGCTTAATTGATGAAAGATTATTATGTTCAGATTGTTAATCATATATTTATACCGACTGATCATGATCAACATGATGAGTTGTGAGTAGTTTATTTGTTCTTGAGGATATGAGAGAATTTCTGTTActagtaatcatgtgaacttgatcaCCGTTCAATAGTTTGATATTATATTTTGTTGTTCTTTCTCTAATGATGTTATGTGAACTTCCATTACATGACACTTCATCATCTTTGAACCTAAACGGCATCATGgaagcaaaaaaacaaaaagtTCTATGCATATATATCTTCCCTCACAGTCCGACTCTGTGTGATTAAAGTGCTCTCACATGCATGAACATCATAGTCTCTTTCTCCCCTACGCTTTCTCTCTTTAGAGCATCTCcggccgttggccccccaggcgGCACTTTTACGCGCCCCTGGGGGCGAGCAGGCGCTAAATCGGCGATGGGGGCGGTTGGCCGTCCAGCCGTCACCCCCAGGTCGCCCCCATGCACCGATATTGGGCCACTTTTCGGCCCACTTTCGGCGAATTAAGGGCCCATATGGGCGAGAATAGGCTCATATTCGGCGTGGTTCGCCGTGGTACGGCGTTGAATTATCAACATATAAATATTTTTGTATcacatagttcatcacagaaaatcaaatagttcaacaaaatagtgcaacaacaaatagttcaatacaaattatatagttcaacaaataaaaactcatatttcatcacacgtcgCGCCCGGCGtcgcccttgagcctccataggtgctctaTCAGATCCTGCTGCAGATGATGGTGtacctgtgggtctcggatctcctgacgcatactgaggTAGGCAGTTCAGATTGctggtagctggtgatcaacttcggctagagggccttgcctgtagtatggttcaatgtcaaacactgggtcttcttCCTCGCtttcgatgatcatgttgtgcaagatgacacagcaagtcatgatctcccacatttgatctttcgaccaggtctgagtggggtaccggacaacagcaaatcgagattggagcacaccaaatgccctctcgacatccttcctgcaagcctcctgaatCTTTGCAAACCAGGTgttcttgcctcctggcacagggtttgagatggtcttcacaaatgtcgaccatctcggatagatgccatcagctagatagtacccttgttgtagtgccgcccattgatctcgaagttcaccggaggagagtgaccttcaacaagcttggcaaagataggagagcactgcagcatgttgatgtcattgtgagttcctggcataccaaagaaggagtgccaaatccagaggtcctgtgtggccaccgcctcaagtaccacactgcaaccgcctttgtcgcctttgtacatcccctgccaagaAAATGGGCAATTCTTTCATTTCCAATGCAGACAGTCgttgcttccaagcatcccaggaaatcctcttgctgcattctgtgctaggatctgagcagtgtcttccgcattgggtgttctcaagtattgcgGTCCACACACTGCCACCGCTGtccgacagaacttgtagaaacactctatgctggtggactcggccatgcgcccatagtcgtcgagtgaatcaccgggagctccgtatgcaagcattctcatcgttgtcgtgcacttctggatcgaggtgaatccaagtttgcggtgcaatccatcttgcacttgaagtagttgtcgaactcccggatggaattcacaatcctgaggaagagctttcgactcatccgataacggcgctGAAATGTTTTGTCGCCATaaagtggagcatcggcgaagtagtcggagtagatcATGTAGTGGCCTTcgagacgatgccggttctttgctttcacccgccccggcgccgagccacctcgtcGCGGCTTTTCATTGTTCGtcagcagctgggcgagggcggcgagcaccatgagatgctcttcttcctggacgtcggcctcGGCTTTCTTCTCCAGCAACGCGGCGAGCGCTTCctcgtcatccgagtccatcgccagggcaggcaaatcgccgaacaccttgcgcctggtgggcgtgtacccgccgctaaactgcccctccgcggccggaaacggcggccggaaacgcccagctgctgttggaggggctgccgcggcgaaCCTCTGCTATTTTTCCGGTggggaatggctatctagcggtgaacggcggcgggcggcgccgggatatagctagtggCGGCCGAGGTCGCGGGGGGTAGGAGGCGGGTCGGGGAAGAAAATCTTGACTTTTCGCCTGACGGTGTGGGCCAGCCGCGCTTTTCCCTTGCGCCGGAGCCCCCGATCGCCCCCTAGTGtgccgggttcggcctgtgaccgcCGGACGAAAAAAAAGGCTGAACTGGCGCTTTTCGGCGTACTAGAGCCGCGACTAGGGCGTTTTTTTGACGCCGGTGTCGAAAAAGTGGCCTGaggggcctgttgggggcgcggctgaaGAAGCTCTTAGGAGCAGGCTCACATGCATACACAACACAACACGGTGTATCTCACGCTGCTAGCGGTGGCAACGTGCAAACTATTCGATCTGCAACCCAGCCGTTAGGTGTTTATCTGTAGTTCTGAACTCGCTGAAGAGACATGTGCTAATCAAGTGCTGATATGGCGCCAGGCAGGCCCGTCTCCTCGCAGTTTAAAACTCGATCCGCGAAGATATGGCGCCAACAAAACAACGAACACATGGTTGTGAGTGGCAATCAATGGGCCTCTCCCTGTCTCCCGTCCGGTCTCCAAAAACATGTGATACCTGCGCGTTGCTGTCGTAATCTGTTAAAATATAGCACTAAATCAAAGGCGTTTATTTTAGGACGGAGTGTTATGCTACAATCGTAAATATAGCACTAAATTAACGAGGAGATAGATGTTTATGTTAACATGACATATTCCAAAGCAAAGTAATTAAGGGAGTCTATAGGAAAAGTTCTTACAGAATTAGACCATATGAATCAAACAACCAACATATCTTGAAAAAATCGTAATGGTTTTAATCATTCCAGTGTTTTAATGAAAATCCTTTGAATGGAAGGAGCCCTAGTGCGTACGAGAATGATTTACCTACCATGCACGGGATATCCTACGTCATTGCTTTGAGATAGTCCTACTTTTTTGGTTGCTTTCAAATTTTATCTTGTTTCAAAAAATTTCATTTGGTATTTTTCTTATTTCGAAGTGTACAACGTTTTATTGTGTACGGACGACAAAAAGGCATCTGTGTTGGAACGGGCTTGTTGATACACGATGTTACACAATAAAGCATTATGTGATACAACATGGAACGAGAGAAAAGACCTACTCCCTCTGTTAAGAGcgttttgacactagtgtagtgttaaaaacatctcttatattatgagatggagggagtaataTGTAACACACTGAAACAAAACAAGTTCTAAAAATGGTTAAAAAGTTGCATGAATCTGAAAGCAACCGTGGAAAGTGGACGTATATGCTCTACACCCGGAAATAGACAGGCCAGTTTCGTGAAACGAAAACCACTCCACTTGATTATTCCTGCTTAGTGATTACGAGAGTACAAACATTACTTGATCATGGAAAATCATCCAAAAGTGAGGCCGGTCGCATGGAACTTGTCGGCGACGATTTCGTCGAGGCGTCGCGCCATCTCCGGCGTCATGTGGTTCGCCCAGTCGCCGGCCACGCCCTTCCTGAACAGCGCCTCGCGCGGCACCGGGACGAGGGGATCCAACTGGCCTGTCGAGTTGGCTTCCAGGGGCTTGAGGTGCCCGAAGCTGCAGAGCTTGACGATGTCCTGGACgacgccggcctcctcctcggcGTCCGAGAAGGGCAGCCCGACGAACCGCGCCAGCTCTCTGACGTTCCCGGCGGGGTCGCGCAGCAGCTCCTCGTACCGCAAGAACAGCACGGCGTCCGGCCTCGCGATGCTGGCGCGCCAGTAGCCGAGGATGTGGTCCCAGACGGGTCCATACGGCACCGCGCCGCTGCACACGGAGTCGAGGACGTCGGCCAGCGCCAGGTCTGGCCGCAGATGCCGGAGGAAGTGCCACAACGAGACGACCATGTCCTTGGGTTCCCTGCAGACGTAGACGACCTTGCACCCGCCGGCGCCCGGCATTATCATGCCGAGCGGCATGTGCGTGTTCATGAGGCGCGGGGACGGCAGGGCCTCGAGCTTGGCGGCCTCCGCGCGGCTCCGGAAGAGGTTCTCCAGGAAAGGGACGCACTGGTGCGGGTTGAGGCGTAGCAGCGGGTGCCCGGCGTCGGCGGCCGGGTAAGCGCGCCGTGCCATGGTGGCGAACGCCAGGGCGTTGAGCCACGTGGTGCCGGACTTGGGAAAGCTTGCGACGATGACGTCGTCGCGGCAGGGCTCGAAGCGGCGCTGCAGGGCGACGGCCGCGGCGGCGAAGTAATCTGACAGCCAGAAGCCCTGGTAGCAACGGATGTTCGTCTGGCCGTTGAACGCGGACGCGCTCGGCAGGGTGGCGTGCTCTTCCGGGAGCTGCTCCGGCACTGGGGAGACCAAGCCTGGGTCGGTCTCGACGTCCGCAAAAGGGACGGGGCCGACCGGAGTACCAGCTGGTGCCTTAGTCTTGGCCGCCATTGATGGCCTTCAAGAGAAGAGTGTggtgctatatatatatatttgttcaTATATCGAGTGAGAGGTTCGTATATATGCGTACTAGAGTATCGCCCACTCCCACTTGCTACAAATATACGTACTAGAAGAGTTTGGTTGCTTTCCGTTgaattagagggtgtttgttttcAGGGGCTTATTGATTTAGGGACTTAAAAAAGTTTCTataagtcccatctaaaccaaacaggaaaGACTTATAAGAACTTAAATGGGCATTTGAGACTTATGAAATAAGACTCTCAAGAAGAAATTTATAGGGACTTATAGTTGTAATATGGTCTTTTAGTTCATGTTAAGTCCTAGAAACCAAACAGGCAAGAACTTTTTAGGGACTTGAGACTTATAAGTTGAGACTAAAAgcctgtttggttcataagtcctaggactttttttagtcccaacttataagtcccaagtccctaaaaagtccctacATGTTTGGTTCCCGATACTTATAAGTCTCTATAAGGCCATATTATAACTATAAGTCTCTATAAGTCCCTCCTTGAGAATCTTATTCCAtaagtcccaaatgcccactttaagtccctataagtccctcctgtttggtttagatgagACTTATAGGGACTTATTTAAGTCCCTAAACCAataagtccctggaaacaaacaccctctaaaaaaaatcctaagacttatgaaccaaacagggccttagtaGGTGGCATAATGCCGGTTTAGTTGTAGTATCGTTCTTTCTTCCTCTAGAAGAAAAAGGTGATCTCGATAGGTGTTTCCTTCGAGGACGCTCCCTTCCGTTGACCTCGGTCATCAATGATGCGTGGATTCATCGGATCCATCCGTGTGGGTAGTTTTAAGCCCGATTAGCTTAGCTTTTCGGCTGTTCATCATTTTGCCTCGGTGACGCCAATGGCGGAGCTAAATAAAGTTTTTTCAGATCCTACTCTGACAAAGTGATCGGTCCTTTGGTTGGGCGTGGATTTAAAATCCAGTCTATTCAAGCAAGGATGGTGCCGTAGTGGCGGCATCCTCGTGGCGGACATGTGTCCTTGGTCTCTGCTATTACGAAAACGTTTGCTCCAGCGCCAGTGCGAAGCCTGGGAGGTATTCCAGAAGCGGATGCAGATTATGGTCTGCATCGGCGGCATATGGAAGATGGTGGATCATGTGCTAGTTTCGTGGTACGTGGATGACAAGTATGGTTTCCTCCTCCGACGTCTTAGTCATATGGGGTATCAGATCTGGAGTTCGATTGCGTGTCCGGCGTATTTCCCTGGCCTGATTCGTTCAATAGTAGTGGTTTCGCCTTTACTGAGCCACCTTGAAGGTCCGCAAAGCTGCATATCAGCGATGGTGCCGCGTCGAGCTCGGGTGTGGAGGTGATCCgtcatttttttttctttggtgGCAGCTGTGGTGGTGTCTGAGGCATGTGACGATTGTTGGTGTCAAGCTcagagattttttatgtcttGTTTGTATTTTTACTTCTTGGTTAGTGTTTCTTTGTGCAAATACTAATGTTCTGCTTTTAATTTTGTAACATCGGTATATACATGACttgtactactccctccatcaCGGTTTAGAAGGCGCACTTGGAAATTCTCTGGGACCTAGGTGGTTATCTATTGATTGTGAGATGGGCTAAAAAATGGCATTCACACTAAGCATGCATATAGAAATAGCATATCGGAGTACTAATTAGCTACTAGAAATAAATGCAATGCGCCCTAAACCTTGTCTATTGTGGAAACGCACGCAAATTTAACTATGCCTtctaaactgtgacggagggagtatgatctTTATGATATAAATGAGACATGTATTACCATTCAATAACTAATAATAATGTTGGTTTAGTTGTGTTAGCATTGCGGGCGGCATTTTCGATACGGAGATTATAGTAAATATCATTCCAACTTTGGAAATGGGGACATAGCAAATTTAGCATCACATACACACCACATCTTGGAcagggatggcaattttatccacggatctggatacccatgaatACCTGACCCAGTTGGGTATGGGTATGGAGCACATTTCTGCCCATGGGTCCGtggatatggatacccacgaACAGCCGGGTTGGGCACAGTTATAGTTTGTGctccatggatatccaatggatacCCGTATGACATGTGTGGCATATGCCAATGATAGTAGAAAGAGCAAATCAATGGGAAATGGCAGGCAATATGCAACTAGTGCCATAAGCTGTATGCTACAGAATCAAGCTGTGGTATGTCACACTTAAGGACTCATCGTATTACTTGTTGCCTAATTATGCAAGTAGCTTATGTTGTCATTTGTGAGTGAATGATGATGAGTTAATTTGATCTTTGGAAAGGCATGTTGACTTttctatgcccatggagctccatgggtatgtgggtatccagcgggtttgggcatgggcacaagttgtgcccatggataatttgatggatgggcagagggtaggaagatgggtcatgggttgaatttggaccagctccacccgccccaaacccgacccattgccatccctaatCTTGGAATCTCATAGACAACACGGTTCAGAATCGCATGCATAACAAAATTCAGCATGAcatgcacccccccccccccacacacacacagtGATTCAGCGggcgacccccccccccccccacaccccTTATTCCAGCAGGAACCTGCCAAGTCTAATGATCTGTGGTATAGCATTGCTCCATAAATAAATCATGGCATCGGATCGCCTAACCCGAAAAAAGCAGGAGACGCTGGTTAGGCTTGTCTCTAGGGTTGGGCTCGTTTTGTTTGCAGCCTAAAAGACAATTGGGGCTATGCACCAGCTTCTATTTTCAGGCTTTTGGGCCGGAATTTCGAGGCTCCTATGTCTCTAGGGTCAGACTTCAGTTCTTCTAAATAAAAGGCCAGACTTCGGTCTTTCAGGCGAAATCACTGATTAAGGAGTACTGCTTGCAAAGGTCACTTCCACCTTCCGATTGCGTTGGTAGGTGGCATAATGCCGGTTTAGTTGTGTTAGCATTACGCATGTCACTTTCCATATGGAGACTACCAAACCTACAACTTCCAACCTTGGGAAAGAGGCCTAGCAAATTCAGCATCACATACACAACACATCTCAGAATCGCATAGAAAATATGGTTCAGAATCGCATGCACAACATAAACtcaacatcaacataaataaacAAAGGTATCGGAAGCTTAGAAAAAGAAAGGTGCTTAGGCAAATAAAATCAGTTTTTAAGCACTAATACTTATTTGTAGAGGTAGGCTTCTAATTAATCACTCATCCTATGGAGATACGCACTGGTGCTTGAAGAAAACTCGGTTTATTTTATTAAGCACCTGCACTATGCAGATTTTTAGAAGAAGACCATCATGGCTAGCTTTATTAAAATCAAATCACACTTACATCATCTGCTAAATATTTTGCAATAAAACTTGAAGGTGAGTCAAGCCTCTCTGAGGGTTGATTTTCCTGCCCCCACTCAGCTCGCACATGCGCGACTACATTAGACTCCCTGTTATAAAACTTAAAAAAAGGCCTTTCCAAAACTGTGAAACTCACTACGACATGCAAATAAAAACCGGTGATGCCACCATTGAGTAGCCTTCATCTTCCTTGAGATCTTCAACTACCGTCACATTGTCCATACGAACTAGGATATTATTGCATCCCAGTTTTGTCGCTAACTTCAGTCCCTCTAGCAAGGCCCCAGCTTCTGCAGAAACTACATCACGTAGATGTTGTAACACCATCGTCGTTGTGCTGAAGAATTGCCCCGGCCCGTATAGTCCCTTACCACCACGCCACATGATCCAGTATAATCATTGTCAGAAAATGAAGCATCAACGTTGATCAAAGCTTTTCGCACAAATCCCATTCTCCACTGGTTTACTCTGGCCGTTGATGTTGGTCCCCCTCCCCCGGCACATAACTCAACATCAATGCTTGTATCGCCAGTACCATGCGCACCGGCGATAACACCTCTTCTTCCCACACAATGCCTCTCCTCTGCCACCATAGGTACAAGTAAGTAGTGGCCACAATTTTCTGGAACCTGAACTGGCTCCATGTACGAGACCTGGAACCGGCTCCAAGTAGTGCCCACAATTTATGAAACCAACTCTGATGGCTCACCCGTAAGCATAGTAATAATTCTCCAGCTTCTTATTCTGCACCAGGGGGGGTTCGGTTTGCCGGTTTTCAACCTTTTTTGCTCaggttttattttctttttcttttcaaatacaatatttttttctaaattcaaataTTTATAGAAATAGTGATCTTTTTTGATCAACTTTATTTTTATCAAAAATGATGATCTTTTCTCCATCTGTCACCTTTTTTCCAAAGTACGATGAACTTTTCTCGAATTCATGAACTTCTTTTCAAACTTgatgatttttttccgaatacgTGAACTTGCTTTCAAAATTGATGGAACTTTTTCAAGTTTCTTAATTTTTTTTccaaattgatgaactttttatcaaaattgatgaaccttttttttcaaatttttgaactttttaaaaaagttcatttttttaaatcaatgattttttttaaaatgaaCCTTTTACAAGTTTGTGAGATTTTTTCTTCAAAATTCATGATTTGTTTTCAAAATTTTAAACTTTTTTATAATCGATGAACTTTATGTGAAAAAGCtggttttcatttttttaaaattcatATACTTATATCACCTTCACATTTTTTTTCTAATTGACAGACATTTTTACATATTTCCACTTTTCAGATTAATGAACTTTTTTGAGTTGATGAAGTTTTGAAATTAATAGAAGAATCGCAACCATTTTTTTAAACCAGCACTCGTCTTTCACAAGTGCTTGCAGGCCAAAAAAAGACCAGCAAACAACTCATTAGCGATGGATTGGGCGAGAAAAATCAGGGAGCAACTAGTTGACAAGCGCTCCTTTGGGAGCCTCACAATGATCAGCGCCACTTGGCATGCTCTCATCCGCCACCACGTGTCGCTCTCTGGACGCTTCCTTCGgaatttgtttttttatttttccgcacTCGTTTTTGGTTTTTAAATGATTTTTTCGAATTTTTGATTTTTCACTGGTCTTTCTTAGCTTTTGgacaaaaatataaaaaaaaacACTCTTTTTTTTTGCTTCCGCCAGAGGCACGATTTTGCTTGTGCGAGAGGCACAGCCATGCCTCTcaaaaaaacgaaaaaaaacacATTTTCTATTATTATTTTCGCCAGAGgcatggttttgcttccgcgagagccacggttttgctttcatgagaggcacgaccgtgcctctcagaaaaggaaaaaaaatatgTTTTCCATTTTCCtttctttcgcgagaggcacgattttgctttcacgagagtcacggttgtgctttcgcaagaggcatggccgtgcctctcgaaaatggaaaaaacgtgtttttttctttttcttttttgcgagaggcacggttttgcttccgtgagaTGCACGATTGTGTTTTCACGAGAGGCGTGAGCGTGCCTCTCAGAAACGAAAAAAACGTGTTTCCTATTActtttcttccgcgagaggcacagtTTTGCTTTTGCGAGAGGCATGGTAGTGATTTCACGAGAGGCATGGCCGTGTCTCTTTTGGAAAGGGAAAAAATAgtgctcccggttcggttttttcatCTGGTTTTTTCCGACCGGTTTCTTTTATGAAAAAGTTCATGAAAACCTATAAACATGGGTATCTCGTTTTGAAGATCTCTACACGAGAAATCCAAGGGTGAAAACGGTTCAAGATTTGGATGCAcagtttaagagataaaacatttggAATAAATGGATCTGCGAAAAAAGGAAAAACTTCCAAATTGTGACAAGTGGTGCACATGCAGCACGTCATTAGTCACAACCTGGACGGTAGGAGTGATCTTTGCAAGGAGTACTCCCCAATTAGTGATTTCAGTGAAACCAACATCAAGCGAGCAGCTAGTCGAACGAGCGATGGGCCATGCCCCCTTAGGTGCGCATGTGATCGCCAACAAGTTTGCGGGGCACTGAAGGCGCCAACGAGGAGCTCTCATCGAGACATAGGGTAGCCTCTTGTCATTGGAGCGCCAGATGGGCCGGCTTCGCTTCTTTGTATTTCTTTTCatgtttttgatttttttctctaaCTTTTATTAGTCTAGGTTATACTTCCAAATATCCAAATATTTTACATAAAATGTTTTAAAAATATTAACCAAATATTTAAAAATGATTAAGaggtgtatagaaaaaatgtaaACGATGTATTAAGAAAAGGATGAACttatatttgaaaaatgttgaatgtGTATTAGAAAAATATTCTTGACATATACGAAAAATGTGGAATGCAaaacaaagaaacaaaaaaaagaatGAAAACCAAGAAAGAAACAAGAGAAACTAAGAtcgaaaaaaaacaaaaaaatggaaACCAAGAAGGAAAAACTAAAAACAAAGGGAAAATAGTGAAAAccaagaaagaaacaaagaaaaccaaagaaaaacatataaaaaataaaagCGAAGAAAAATAGTAAAAAACAAAGAAAATAGTGAAAAGccaaaggaaaagaaaagaaaataaaaactaaTGAATACCTTGGAAGAACCGAATAAAATTGGTGAAAAATATAAAGAGGATCATAAAAACCTAAGAAAACAAGTGaagaaacagaaaaaaaaatcaaaaaaagtACTATCGAATGAAACCCAGTGAACGAAACAAGCGAACTCGATCGAAACCAGCAAAcgagaaaggaaaaaaataaagaaaaccGGTCAGCCCAATAGCTATAGGGGGGATGGGCAAAACCTTCAGCGAGATATTGGCGATTCCTATTTGGCAATTTAGGCAGCCGCTACTTTGTATTTTAATACGCAAAAAACAAGCATGCACTCGTTGCGGATGGAACAACCGACCTCCCTCATCAAGGTTCGCTGGTATAACCAGAAAGCCACGGATCGGGATATGCTAATCTTCAACTCTTTCGTTCTTTTATTCTTTCGttctcctttttcttttatttcaTTTTCCTTTTTCCCATTTTTGTTTTatgtt contains:
- the LOC125540774 gene encoding cytosolic sulfotransferase 5-like — its product is MAAKTKAPAGTPVGPVPFADVETDPGLVSPVPEQLPEEHATLPSASAFNGQTNIRCYQGFWLSDYFAAAAVALQRRFEPCRDDVIVASFPKSGTTWLNALAFATMARRAYPAADAGHPLLRLNPHQCVPFLENLFRSRAEAAKLEALPSPRLMNTHMPLGMIMPGAGGCKVVYVCREPKDMVVSLWHFLRHLRPDLALADVLDSVCSGAVPYGPVWDHILGYWRASIARPDAVLFLRYEELLRDPAGNVRELARFVGLPFSDAEEEAGVVQDIVKLCSFGHLKPLEANSTGQLDPLVPVPREALFRKGVAGDWANHMTPEMARRLDEIVADKFHATGLTFG